In one Candidatus Rokuibacteriota bacterium genomic region, the following are encoded:
- a CDS encoding efflux RND transporter periplasmic adaptor subunit gives MRSRWAKGAAGLVLLVALFVAAAWGARHLGGGVSKPVAVTGTIEATQVDVSVKITGRILERLVKEGDRVTRGQVLVRLDGSELAADVRRQDAALRSAQATLRDLQKGARPQEIEDARAAVSSAEATRTMTELEYQRSDQLYTKNLIAAQDVDRARQAYEVAKAQERSVRERLALLLAGSRPDQIDAAGWQVTQAESALAQAQSRLREAVVVSPIDGVVLRKNLEAGETANPGVPILTLVNPKDVWLRAYVPETEVGRLKVGDTAALRVDAFPNRVFTGRLIEIASEAEFTPRNVQTKKERVNLVFRIKIQIDNPDGLLKPGLPADADVG, from the coding sequence ATGCGTTCCCGCTGGGCCAAAGGGGCGGCAGGCCTCGTTCTTCTGGTCGCCCTGTTCGTCGCCGCCGCGTGGGGCGCGCGCCACCTGGGCGGCGGGGTGTCCAAGCCTGTCGCCGTCACAGGCACCATCGAGGCGACCCAGGTGGACGTCAGCGTCAAGATCACCGGGCGCATCCTGGAGCGCCTCGTCAAGGAGGGGGACAGGGTCACGCGCGGTCAGGTGCTGGTGCGCCTCGACGGCTCCGAGCTGGCAGCCGACGTCAGGCGCCAGGACGCGGCACTGCGCTCGGCCCAGGCGACGCTGCGCGATCTCCAGAAGGGGGCGCGGCCCCAGGAGATCGAGGATGCGCGGGCCGCCGTCTCGAGCGCCGAGGCCACGCGCACCATGACCGAGCTCGAATACCAGCGCAGCGATCAGCTGTACACGAAGAACCTGATCGCGGCCCAGGATGTGGACCGGGCGCGGCAGGCGTACGAGGTCGCCAAGGCGCAGGAGCGGAGCGTCCGCGAGCGGCTCGCGCTCCTTCTCGCCGGCTCGCGCCCCGACCAAATCGACGCGGCGGGCTGGCAGGTGACGCAGGCCGAGTCCGCGCTGGCCCAGGCCCAGAGCCGGCTGCGCGAAGCGGTGGTCGTGTCGCCCATCGACGGCGTGGTGCTGAGGAAGAACCTCGAGGCCGGGGAGACCGCCAACCCCGGCGTGCCGATCCTGACCCTCGTCAACCCGAAGGACGTGTGGCTGCGCGCCTACGTGCCGGAGACCGAGGTGGGCCGGCTCAAGGTCGGTGACACGGCCGCGCTGCGCGTGGACGCCTTTCCCAACCGCGTCTTCACCGGGCGCCTCATCGAGATCGCCTCCGAGGCGGAGTTCACCCCGCGCAACGTCCAGACCAAGAAGGAGCGGGTCAACCTCGTCTTCCGCATCAAGATCCAGATCGACAACCCGGACGGCCTGCTCAAGCCTGGGCTGCCCGCGGACGCCGATGTCGGATGA